One genomic region from Buteo buteo chromosome 12, bButBut1.hap1.1, whole genome shotgun sequence encodes:
- the GKN2 gene encoding gastrokine-2 — protein MNGFAAVLVLLGVFWTQTSALDTFVLQEPGNDYVTGTMTINNENNIVEVNVRSGLYSSNTIFDYSRGYIATRLLSRSACFILKINKEYIPELEEIGRLAFERQTMKKIYSPNNVWVQFQSGHSVFGNIKDWLLYGKHIEQLCSGLPLYKLVKTQPPLSAHGCANAGIPTILGIKICEKIN, from the exons atgaacgGATTT gctgcagttcttgtTTTGCTGGGAGTCTTCTGGACTCAGACTTCTGCATTGGAC ACCTTTGTACTGCAAGAACCTGGCAATGACTATGTCACTGGAACTATGACTATCAACAATGAGAACAACATCGTTGAAGTCAATGTCCGTTCTGGCCTGTACTCCTCCAATACTATTTTTGACTACTCACGT ggTTATATTGCAACAAGGTTATTGTCACGAAGTGCCTGCTTTATcttgaaaataaacaaggaaTACATCCCAGAGCTGGAAGAAATTGGACGCCTGGCTTTTGAAAGACAG actatgaagaaaatatacTCTCCAAATAATGTGTGGGTACAGTTTCAATCTGGCCATTCTGTGTTTGGGAATATCAAAGACTGGCTTCTCTACGGTAAACACATTGAACAACTCTGCTCAGGTCTGCCTCTCTACAAGCTTGTAAAGACTCAAC caCCACTGAGTGCTCATGGCTGTGCCAATGCAGGAATTCCAACCATTTTGGGcattaaaatctgtgaaaaaatCAATTAG
- the LOC142037520 gene encoding LOW QUALITY PROTEIN: gastrokine-1-like (The sequence of the model RefSeq protein was modified relative to this genomic sequence to represent the inferred CDS: inserted 1 base in 1 codon; substituted 1 base at 1 genomic stop codon), whose protein sequence is MARKTLRGTTVKTHTALTRGVSTDSKKGSEAWKSVWDIKTVYVANKVFSKTTCNIAKMDKRFLLDKPFPVSPQVPKGPSPHQFPPSENHFIISRNRLQSLRPHGKRVQALRRRIPSYLAYNCITKEKQQVCHSSAYNLEIRLLGEGSDFLKQDISCLKVKIKELPIXCDXLFLTKF, encoded by the exons ATGGCAAGAAAAACTTTAAGGGGCACCACAGTGAAAACTCACACCGCTCTGACACGGGGGGTCAGCACCGACTCAAAGAAGGGCTCTGAGGCCTGGAAATCTGTCTGGGACATCAAGACT gtcTACGTCGCAAACAAGGTATTTTCAAAAACCACCTGTAACATTGCTAAAATGGacaagaggtttttgcttgaTAAACCATTTCCTGTATCACCTCAAGTACCCAAG GGACCTAGTCCTCACCAATTTCCACCCAGCGAGAATCACTTCATTATCTCAAGAAACAGACTCCAAAGCTTGCGCCCACACGGAAAACGCGTCCAAGCTTTGCGCAGACGAATTCCCTCTTACCTTGCTTA TAATTGTATAActaaggaaaagcagcaagtttGTCACTCTTCTGCATACAACCTGGAGATCAGGCTTTTGGGGGAAG gatcagactttttaaagcaagataTTTCATGCTTGAAAGTTAAGATTAAGGAACTGCCTA ACTGTGATTAATTATTCCTGACAAAGTTTTGA
- the GKN1 gene encoding gastrokine-1 gives MTARTPVNLKSHQHCDSQNVHTVHIIHSTCTGISSAVKMKFTIVTSLLLGLLLTPALATSVSQQAIIGGDFQILTINKEWHVATIERKSTHGSWKTIWHYDTGFIATRVLPEKVCFVSIMKIKEMPSFDALPALAEKSRQMKHQRRPAKEITFVIRTPVRDLRSYGPDIFAMCNGLRTYVAYEVHGDQGSCIRLDVLHLLGLNYCRGNTTA, from the exons ATGACAGCAAGGACTCCAGTGAACCTGAAGAGTCATCAACACTGTGACTCTCAAAATGTGCAT ACAGTTCACATCATTCATTCTACCTGCACTGGCATCAGCTCTGCAGTCAAGATGAAATTTACT attgtGACTTCCCTCCTTCTTGGACTCTTGCTGACTCCAGCCCTTGCTACTTCCGTGA GCCAGCAAGCAATCATTGGTGGAGACTTCCAAATTCTGACCATCAATAAGGAATGGCACGTGGCAACTATCGAGAGAAAGAGCACCCATGGGTCATGGAAAACCATTTGGCACTATGATACA GGCTTTATTGCAACCAGAGTGCTGCCAGAGAAAGTTTGCTTCGTTTCCATAATGAAGATAAAGGAGATGCCTAGCTTTGATGCACTTCCTGCACTGGCTGAAAAGAGCAGG CAAATGAAACATCAGAGACGACCTGCAAAGGAGATCACATTCGTCATCAGGACACCTGTCCGTGATCTCAGGTCTTATGGACCAGACATCTTTGCTATGTGTAACGGACTCAGAACCTATGTGGCTTATGAAGTTCACGGTGA TCAAGGATCATGCATTAGACTTGATGTCCTGCATCTTTTGGGCCTTAACTACTGTCGTGGCAATACCACAGCATGA